In Streptomyces sp. NBC_00344, the genomic window CCGACAGCGCGCTGCGCCGTTTCCTGCACGGGCTGCCCGGCGTGGACGCCGTTGGCCTCGAAGCGCGCGCCGCCTCCCTCGGCACCCGTTCGATCAAGACCACAGCGAAGGCCCACGCCATCGATCTGGCCATCTCGATGATCGACCTGACGACGCTCGAAGGCGCTGACACCCCGGGCAAGGTCCGGGCGCTGGCCGCGAAGGCCGTCCATCCCGACCCCACGGACCGCAGCGCACCGATGACGGCCGCGGTCTGTGTCTATCCGGACATGGCGGCGGTCGCCAGGGAAGCGCTGCACGGCGCCGATGTGAAGGTCGCGTCGGTCGCCACCGCCTTCCCGGCGGGCCGGGCCGCACTGCCGGTGAAGCTCGCCGATGTGCGGGACGCCGTGGCGGCGGGCGCCGACGAGATCGACATGGTGATCGACCGCGGCGCGTTCCTTTCCGGCCGGTACCTGTCGGTCTTCGAGGAGATCCAGGCCGTCAAGGCGGAGTGCGTACGTCCTGAGGGCAGCGCCGCCCGGCTGAAGGTGATCTTCGAGACCGGCGAGCTGTCGACGTACGACAACATCCGCCGCGCCTCCTGGATCGGCATGATGGCCGGCGCCGACTTCATCAAGACCTCGACCGGCAAGGTCGCGGTCAACGCCACACCCGCCAACACCCTGCTGATGCTGGAGGCGGTGCGCGACTACCGTGCGCAGACCGGCATCCAGATCGGTGTGAAGCCCGCGGGCGGCATCCGCAGCACCAAGGACGCGATCAAGTTCCTGGTGCTGGTCAACGAGACCGTCGGCGAGGACTGGCTGGACAACCACTGGTTCCGCTTCGGCGCCTCCAGCCTGCTGAACGACCTGCTGATGCAGCGGCAGAAGCTCAGCACCGGCCGCTACTCCGGCCCCGACTATGTGACGGTGGACTGATCACCATGGCATCCGTATTCGAATACGCCCCCGCGCCGGAGTCCCGCGCGGTCGTCGACGTCGCCCCGTCCTACGGGCTCTTCATCGACGGCGAGTTCACCGAAGCGGCGGACGGCAAGGTCTTCAAGACCGTCAGTCCCTCCAGTGAGGAAGTGCTCTCGGAGGTCGCCCGGGCGGGCGCAGCCGATGTGGACCGTGCGGTGCAGGCGGCCCGCGGGGCATTCGGTTCGTGGTCGGCGCTGCCCGGCTCGGAGCGCGCCAAGTACCTCTTCCGTATCGCCAGGATCGTCCAGGAGCGATCGCGCGAGCTGGCCGTCCTGGAAACTCTCGACAACGGCAAGCCCATCAGGGAGACCCGCGACGCGGACCTCCCGCTGGTCGCCGCGCACTTCTTCTACTACGCGGGCTGGGCCGACAAGCTGGACCACGCGGGGTACGGTGCGAACCCGCGCCCGCTCGGTGTCGCCGGTCAGGTCATCCCGTGGAACTTCCCGCTGCTGATGCTCGCGTGGAAGATCGCACCGGCGCTCGCCACCGGTAACACCGTGGTCCTGAAGCCCGCCGAGACCACCCCGCTCAGCGCGCTGTTCTTCGCCGACATCTGCCGTCAGGCCGGTCTGCCGAAGGGCGTCGTCAACATCCTTCCCGGTTACGGGGACGCGGGCCAGGCGCTTGTTGAGCACCCGGACGTCAACAAGGTCGCCTTCACCGGTTCGACCGCCGTGGGCAAGGCCATCGCCCGCTCGGTGGCCGGTACGGACAAGAAGGTCACTCTGGAGCTCGGCGGCAAGGGCGCCAACATCGTCTTCGACGACGCCCCCATCGACCAGGCCGTCGAGGGCATCGTCACCGGCATCTTCTTCAACCAGGGGCAGGTCTGCTGCGCGGGTTCGCGCCTGCTCGTACAGGAGTCGGTCCAGGACGAGCTTCTGGACTCGCTGAAGCGGCGCCTCTCCACGCTCCGCCTCGGCGACCCGCTGGACAAGAACACCGACATCGGCGCCATCAACTCCGCCGAGCAGCTGGCCCGGATCACCGCGCTCGCCGACACCGGTGAGGCCGAGGGCGCCGAGCGCTGGTCGCCCGCGTGTGAACTCCCCTCCGCCGGATACTGGTTCGCACCGACGCTGTTCACCGGCGTCACCCAGGCACACACCGTGGCCCGCGACGAGATCTTCGGCCCGGTGCTCTCGGTGCTGTCCTTCCGCACACCGGACGAGGCCGTCGCCAAGGCGAACAACAGCCAGTACGGCCTCTCGGCCGGCATCTGGACGGAGAAGGGCTCGCGGATCCTCGCGGTCGCGAGCAAGCTCCGGGCCGGTGTGGTGTGGGCCAATACATTCAACAAGTTCGACCCGACCTCGCCCTTCGGCGGCTACAAGGAGTCGGGATACGGACGTGAAGGCGGCCGCCACGGCCTGGAGGCGTACCTCGATGTCTGACGGACGACTGAATGTCTTCAAGACCTACAAGCTGTACGTCGGGGGCAAGTTCCCCCGTTCCGAAAGCGGGCGGGTGTACGAGGTGACCGACTCCAAGGGCAACTGGCTGGCCAACGCGCCCCAGTCGTCCCGCAAGGACGCGCGGGACGCGGTCGTCGCGGCGCGCAAGGCGTTCGGCGGCTGGTCGGGGGCCACGGCGTACAACCGCGGCCAGGTGCTCTACCGCATCGCCGAAATGCTGGAGGGCCGCCGCGACCAGTTCGTGCGCGAAGTGGCGGACGCCGAAGGCCTGTCCAGGCCGAAGGCGGCGGCAGCGGTGGACGCGGCGATCGACCGCTGGGTCTGGTACGCGGGCTGGACCGACAAGATCGGCCAGATCGCTGGCGGGGCCAATCCGGTGGCCGGGCCGTTCTTCAATCTGTCGTCCCCCGAACCCACCGGCGTCGTCACGGTCCTCGCACCGCAGGACTCGTCGTTCCTCGGCCTGGTCTCCGTCGTCGCCCCGGTGATCGCCACCGGGAACACGGCGGTGGTGATCGCCTCCGAGAAGTCCCCGCTGCCCGCGCTCTCGCTCGGCGAGGTGCTCGCCACGTCGGACCTGCCTGGCGGTGTCGTCAATGTGCTGTCGGGGAGGACCGCTGAGATCGCGGCGCCGCTCGCCGCGCACCAGGACGTCAACGCGATCGATCTCACCGGCGCTGACGCCGGGCTGGCCGTCGAGCTGGAGATCGCAGCGGCCGACAACCTGAAGCGGGTGCTGCGTCCACAGCCGGTGGATTTCTTCGCCGGCCCCGGCACGCACCGGCTGACGGCGTTCCTGGAGACGAAGACGGTCTGGCACCCGACCGGTGCGCTGGGTGTGTCCGGCTCGTCGTACTGAGTACGCAGGAGCCCGCGCCCTGCGGGGCGGCCCCGCAGGGGCCGCCGCGCGAGGTGGAGGCTCATCGGCCGGGCAGCAGATCCTTCAGTGCGGCGCCCCTGGCCACCGGTGCGGTGACCTGAGTGGTGGAGACCGGCTTGAAGTCGGCGACCTGGGTGCCGACCCCGTTGTTGAGCGGATCCACCCCGGTGTTGGCGAGCGGGTCCAGCTGGAGGTTCTTCACCGCTCCCATCGCGCCTTCCGCTCCACCGTTCAGGACCTTCACCGGTGGCGCTCCGTGGTCTCCCGATGCCGCGGTGGGAGCGGCGGCGCCGTTCTTGGCGGGCGCCGCGGCCTGGGCCGCCGCAGCTCCCATCCCGAGCGCCGCACCGGCCACCGAAACGGTGAGGCCGATGCGCAGCAGGGAGTTACGCCGGGGCCCGGGAGAAGCATGCTTTGCCATGGGTTTCCTGACTCACTGGACAGTCGTCTGAGTAATCACAAGCCCACGCAGCGTAGTTGAGACGCGGTGTGCTTTCCAAGGAACGCACCGGGAAGCACTCTCCCGGGTGGACGCACCGGCCGCCGGATGACGGAGAATGGTCACCCGTGAGTTCATCCCAGCCCATACAGACCCGCGTTGTCCTCCTCACGGGACCCTCCGGTTCCGGAAAGTCGTCCCTCGCCGCGCGCTCGGGCCTTCCTGTGCTGCGCCTGGACGACTTCTACAAGGAGGCTGACGACCCCACGCTGCCGCAGGTCTCCGGCAGTGCCGACATCGACTGGGACTCGCCGGAGTCCTGGGACGCGGACGCCGCGGTCACGGCGATCGGGGAGCTGTGCCGTACGGGGCGCACCACGGTCCCGGTGTACGACATCGCGACCAGCGCCCGGGTCGGTGCGGAGACGCTCGGCATCGGCCGGCCCGCGGTGTTCATCGCCGAGGGGATCTTCGCCGCGGACATAGTGCGGCGCTGCGCGGATCTCGGCCTGCTGGCGGACGCCCTGTGCCTGCGCGGGCGGCCGTCGACCACCTTCCGGCGCCGGCTGCTGCGGGATCTGCGTGAGGGGCGTAAGTCGGTGCCGTTCCTGCTGCGGCGCGGATGGCGGCTGATGCGGGCCGAACGGGGGATCGTGGCCCGTCAGTCCGGACTCGGGGCGTACGCCTGTGACAAACCGGAAGCCCTCTCCCGGCTCGCGGCTGCCGCCGGGTCCCGCGCCGCGGCCCGGCAACCCCTTGCCGGCCGGGCCCTCAGCGAGTAGTCCGGAGCCTCGGCGGTCAGTCCGGGCGGTACGCACGGCTGTCCGCACGCTTCGCCGTCCGATCCCGGTGCGGCGGTGAGGAGTTCGGGGCAGGCGACTTGCGCACGCCGCTCCACGCTCCGCCGCGGGTCCTGGCCGGGACGCCGCGGGTCCGGGACTGCGCCCGGGCCCCCGGTCTGCCGCGCGTGCTGTGTCCGCGCACGGAAGCGGGGCCGGACAGGCCCCCCCGGCCTGTCCGGCCCCGCTTCCCCCGTGCGGTACATCTGCCGTCTCCCCCGAAACAGCAGCCCCCGTACCCCCTTCGGTACATCTGCCGTCTCCCCCGAAACAGCAGCCCCCGTACCCCCTTCGGTACATCTGCCGTCTCCCCCGAAACAGCAGCCCCCGTACCCGATCCTCAGGCGACCAACTCGCCGAAGGACTCCTCCTCGTCACGGCCGAAGCTGAGGACGTCGTCCTCGCGCAGCCGGCGCAGGGAGCGCCAGATGCTGGACTTCACCGTGCCGACACTGATGTCGAGGATCTCTGCGATCTCGGGATCCGTACGACCCTCGTAGTACCGCAGCACCAGCATGGTGCGCTGCGGTTCGGGCAGCCTGGCCAGCGCCTGCCAGAGCACGGCGCGCAGTTCGGTGCCGCGCATCGCGTCCGTGTCGCCCGCCGTCTCCGGCAGCTGCTCGGTCGGATACTCGTTGAGCTTGCGCCGGCGCCAGGCACTGATGTGCAGGTTGGTCATGGTGCGGCGGAGGTAGCCGCCGACCGCCGCCTTGTCACTGATCCGGTCCCAGGCGCGGTAAGTGGAGAAGAGCGCGCTCTGCAGCAGGTCCTCGGCCTCGAAACGGTCACCGGTCAGGTGATACGCGGTGGCGTACAGGGAGGCGCGGCGCTCCTGGACGTAGGCGGTGAACTCCGCCTCCGACAGGGACTGCCGTTCCCCCGTGCCCTCCCGGTACGCCACCGCGGGTTTCGGTGCGTCGACCACGGTCATGTAGGCCGTGCGCTGACGCCCGGCGCCACGGGTGCACCCCCGTCCGATCGGGGAGGTGCTTCCTTCGGCACCGGACTTCTCGGTGTTGCGCGCTGCCACGACGTCGTGCAGACGCGTGACTACTGCGCTGGAGTTGTTGCTGTGCAGTGTGTTCATCTCGCGCCCCCCGTCGTGGAGTCGTGCTCCGGCTTGTGATGAAGAGACTGCCCTCGCAGTTTCATGGGGGTGTCTGCCGACTGTCACAGGCGCGTCACAAGGGCCGCCAGGGTCCGCTCCCCCCGGTCGCCGGGGTACCGGAAACGGGCGCCCGGAGACCATCGGCCGGATTACGGAGGCGATGGGAGCGCTCCAGAGGTCGAACTCCCCTGCACCATGGGCCAGAATGACCTCCGTGCCTTTCCTGTTGCTGATCGAGGACGACGACGCCATCCGCACGGCTCTTGAGCTGTCTCTGTCACGCCAGGGGCACCGTGTGGCCACGGCGGCCACCGGCGAGGACGGATTGAAGCTGCTGCGCGAGCAGCGGCCCGATCTGATCGTGCTGGATGTGATGCTGCCCGGGATCGACGGATTCGAGGTGTGCCGGCGGATCAGACGGACCGACCAGCTGCCGATCATCCTGCTCACCGCGCGCAGCGACGACATCGATGTGGTGGTCGGACTGGAGTCCGGGGCCGACGACTACGTGGTCAAACCTGTGCAGGGCCGGGTGCTCGACGCCCGGATCCGTGCGGTGCTGCGCCGCGGCGAGCGCGAGTCCACCGACTCTGCGGCCTTCGGCAGTCTCGTCATCGACCGGTCCGCGATGACCGTGACCAAGAACGGCGAGGATCTCCAGCTCACCCCGACCGAACTGCGGCTGCTCCTCGAGCTCAGCCGCAGGCCTGGGCAGGCGCTGTCCAGGCAGCAGTTGCTGCGGCTTGTCTGGGAACACGACTACCTCGGTGACTCACGGCTGGTCGACGCCTGTGTCCAGCGGCTGCGTGCGAAGGTCGAGGACGTACCCTCGTCGCCGACCCTGATCCGTACCGTCCGCGGGGTCGGCTACCGGCTGGACACGCCTCAGTGAGTCGTACGTTCCTCCACGGACTGCGCTGGACCAGCCTGCGGCTGCGGCTTGTCGTCGTCTTCGCCCTGGTGGCGCTCACCGCGGCCGTCTCCGCCTCCGGTATCGCCTACTGGCTCAACCGCGAGGCGGTGCTGACCCGCACCCAGGACTCCGCACTCAAGGACTTCCGGCAGGAGATGCAGAACCGGGCCGCCTCACTGCCCCTGCAGCCGTCGCAGAGCGAACTGCAGACCACCGCTTCGCAGATAGCGGGCAGCAGCAACCCGGGCTACAGCGTGCTGCTGGTCGGTGAGCGGGCGAAGGGCAAGCCGGTCGTCGGCTATTCCAACCTGGACGGCTTCACCCTCTCCGATGTGCCGAAGCGGCTGCAGGACGCGGTGGGCAAGCAGCAGAAGGTGAGCACGGGCAATCCCTTCGCGTACCACCTGTTCTGGCAGCGCATCACCCTGCACGGCAAGCCCTATCTGGTCGGCGGCAGCAGGATCATCGGGGGCGGCCCCACCGGCTACATGCTGACCTCGCTCGCCCAGGAGCGGGAGGATCTCAACTCGCTGGCCTGGTCGCTGGCGATCGCCACCGCGCTGGCGCTGATCGGCTCCGCGCTGCTCGCCCAGGCGTCGGCGACCACCGTCCTCAAACCCGTGCAGCGGCTCGGCGACGCTGCCAGGCGGCTCGGCGAGGGCAAACTCGACACCCGGCTCAGGGTCTCCGGCACCGACGAACTCGCCGAACTGTCGAGGACGTTCAACAGAACCGCGGAGGCGCTGGAGCAGAAGGTCAGCGACATGAGCGCCAGGGAGGAGGCCAGCCGCCGCTTCGTCGCCGACATGTCGCACGAGCTGCGGACGCCGCTGACCGCGATCACCGCGGTGTCGGAAGTCCTGGAGGAGGAGGCCGACAGCCTCGATCCGATGATCGCGCCCGCCGTGCAGCTGGTGGTGAGCGAGACCCGCAGACTCAACACCCTGGTGGAGAACCTGATGGAGGTCACCCGCTTCGACGCGGGCACCGCCAGGCTGGTCCTCGACCATGTGGACATCGCCGACCAGATCACCGCCTGCATCGACGCCCGTGCCTGGCTGGACGCGGTGGAGCTCGACGCGGACCGCGGCATCCTGGTGAGCCTCGACCCGCGCCGCCTCGATGTCATCCTGGCCAATCTGATCGGGAACGCCCTGAAGCACGGCGGATCGCCGGTCCGGGTCGCCGTACGCATCGAGGGCGACGAGCTGGTCATCGAGGTCCAGGACCACGGCCCCGGCATCCCCGAGGACGTGCTCCCCCATGTCTTCGACCGTTTCTACAAGGCGAGTGCGTCCCGACCGCGCTCCGAGGGCAGCGGCCTCGGTCTCTCCATCGCGATGGAGAACGCGCACATCCACGGCGGGGACATCACGGCGGCCAACGCGCCGGACGGCGGCGCGGTGTTCGTCCTGCGGCTGCCGCGCCACCCCGCGGACCCCGCGGGGGACGAACAGGAAGGCGACAGCGCATGAGGGCGGGCAGGCCGGCGACGGCTCTCATAGGGATGACCGCCGTGGTCTCGGTGGCCGCCGGGTGCGGGATCCGGGACACCTCGGTACCGGTGGACGCGGGCGCCGCACCGTCCCGGGTGGCCTGCGACCTGCCCGCGCCCAACGTCACGGCCCAGGCTCTCGAGGGCATCCCGGTGCGGGTCTATCTGGTCTGCGGCAGCCGTCTCGTACCGGTCGACCGTACGGTGCAGATCGCCGAGGGCAGGACGCTGTCCGACGGTGTACGGGTCGCCGAGAAGCTGCTGGACGAGCTGCGGGAACAGCCGACCGCCGCAGAGAAGGACGCCGGGTTCGCCACCGATGTGCGGACCCCGCTCTCGGTGAGCGCCGGGAGGAGCAGCGATCCGGACGGCGCGCTGCGGCTGAGCCGCGATCCGGCGGACCTGCCGTCCGCCGCGCTGGCCCAGATCGTCTGCACCTACGCGGAGAGCGCGGCGGCCGGGGCCGATGGTGCGGTGGTGCTCGGCGGTCCGGGCCAGGACCCGCCGCGCGCCTACTCCTGCACCCAGCAGCTGAAGACCAGCCCGGACTCCGACCCGGATCCCGGCGACGTACGGACCGGGAGATGACGGACCGCCCGCTCCCGGCGGCCGTACCGCGGGGCCCGGGAGCGGTGACGTCACAGTGACAAACTCGGCGGAACCGAACCCGCCGCTCACCGCGTCTTGGGGAGCGTGCGTCAAGGAATCGACGGTCGCTCCGTCATCCGGTCCCGTGTCGGGGGGATACTCCTCCTCGCCGCGCATCTACTGATCGTCGGCTGGCTGACGCTGCGCCCGCTCGACGTGATGTGGGTGACCGCGTCGAACTTCACCCCGTTCGCCGGGATCAGGGCGGACCTCGCCCTGGGCGCCTTCGCGGCCACCCGCAGGATCGGCGAGGGACTGCTGCTGCTGGCGCCGCTCGGGGTGCTGCTGCCCCTGGCGGGCGGGCGGCTGGATGTCTCGCCCTGGGCCTCGCTGGCCCGTACGGTCGCGTCCGGCGCGCTGATCTCGCTGGCCATCGAGCTGCTGCAGACCGGGGTGCCCGGGCAGGTCGTCGATGTGGACTCGCTGCTGCTGAACACCGTCGGTGTGGCCCTGGCACACGCCGCCGTCGTACCGGCCGCGCGCTCCCGGATGCGGGGCAGGCAGGCGCACACCGGACGCAGCGTGCGCCCGCGGCGGAAGGCGGAAGGGGCCCCTCAGGGGGCGACCCCGACGATTCCCAGGGTCGGCGTCGCCCCGTAGAGCGACGCTCCGCCTCGCTGCCGGCGGCATGATGGAAGGACGGGGAGCTCGATGGAGCAGCTCCCACGACGCTTCGCGAAGGAGCCCCTCATGTCCGCACTTGCCCGCCCCCGTGAAGGCCGCGTCCTCGGTGGAGTGTGCGCAGCGCTGGCACGGCGCTTCGGCACCTCTGCGACGACGATGCGAGTCATCTTCGTGGTCTCGTGTCTGCTGCCGGGACCGCAGTTCCTGCTCTACCTGGTGCTGTGGATCGTGCTGCCCGACGAGGAGAAGGCGTCGGCCGCCTGGTAGCCCGCCATCCCGCAGCCCGGCGTTCCGGGCTGCCCCGCCCGCCAGGGCAGCGGGGCCGCACACCCCTGGGGACGGGTGTGCGGCCCCGCTGCTGTGCTGCCGCGGTTCTCCCGCGGGTGCGCCGTGGGAGTGCTCAGCCGCCGAGGCCGGGCAGCGCGGCGCGGGTCACGCCACCGGTCGGCAGTCCGCCGAGGAGGCCGGAGGCGGGGTTGGCCATGTGGGGAGTGGGCAGCGCCTGGGACACGGTGCTGCCCATGGCGGTGCGCCCGGCCGCCAGGGATTCGCCGGCACCGGCCGGCAGCGTCGACGCGCTGCTGTCCGAGGGAAGCTGGCCGGCGACGGTGTCCAGCGTGCCGGCCAGGTCCGGCGTGGCCTTCACGGTGGCCGCCGAGGCGGACCCCGCGGCGGCCGCGGCGAAGGCGGCACCGACGAGGGCGACGCCGAGGGTCTTGGCAGCAGACTGCTTCATGAGGAAAACGTCCTTGCGAAGGGGAATTGAGCGGCTACGCACGGTAGCCATCCATTCGCACGGCCCGCAAACACCACGAGCGGCCGGAGAGGACGGTCTCCGGCCGCTCGTGAGTCTGTACGGTCAGCTCGTCGCAGCCGTGGAACCACTGGTCACAGCGGTCTGGCGGAACAGCCACTCGGACTTCAGTTCGGCGTAGCCGGGCTTGATGACCTCGTTGATCATGGCCAGCCGTTCATCGAAAGGAATGAACGCTGATTTCATCGCATTGACGGTGAACCACTGCATGTCGTCGAGCGTGTAGTCGAACACATCGACCAGGGACTCGAATTCACGGCTCATCGTGGTGCCGGACATCAGGCGGTTGTCGGTGTTCACGGTGGCCCGGAAGTGCAGCTTCCTGAGCAGCCCGATCGGGTGGTCGGCGTAGGAGGCGGCGGCGCCGGTCTGCAGGTTGGACGTCGGGCAGAGCTCCAGCGGAATGCGCTTGTCCCGGACATACGACGCGAGGCGACCCAGCTTCACGGTGCCGTCGTCGGCCACCTCGATGTCGTCGATGATACGGACCCCGTGCCCGAGCCGGTCGGCTCCGCACCACTGCAGCGCCTGCCAGATCGACGGCAGTCCGAACGCCTCGCCCGCGTGGATGGTGAAGTGGTTGTTCTCCCGCTTCAGGTACTCGAAGGCGTCGAGGTGCCTGGTGGGCGGGAAGCCCGCCTCGGCGCCCGCGATGTCGAAGCCGACCACGCCCAGATCGCGGTAGCTGTTCGCGAGTTCGGCGATCTCCAGCGCCCTGGCGGCGTGCCGCATGGCGGTGAGCAGCGCACCGACGCGGATCCGGCGGCCGTTCTCGCGGGCGATCCGCTCGCCCTCCCGGAAGCCCTCGTTGACGGCCTCGACGACCTCTTCGAGGCTGAGGCCGCCCTCCAGGTGCTGCTCGGGGGCGTACCGGATCTCCGCGTACACCACACCGTCCTCCGCCAGGTCCTCGGCGCACTCGGCGGCGACCCGCACCAGCGCCTCACGCGTCTGCATGACGGCACAGGTGTGCGCGAAGGTCTCCAGATAGCGCTCCAGCGAACCGGAGTCGGCCGCCGCCCGGAACCAGATGCCGAGCTTGTCCGCGTCGGTCTCCGGAAGGGCCTCGTAGCCGGCCGCCCGGGCGAGTTCGATGATGGTGCCGGGGCGCAGACCGCCGTCGAGGTGGTCGTGCAGCAGCACCTTCGGCGCTCGGCTGATCTGGTTCGTGGTGGGCGATTGCGTGGTCTGGCTCGTCATCCGTGCACTGTAGCCCCTACGCGCGTAGAACCGGGTGGGCCGATATGTAACAGTGACCGTCCTGAAGGGTGGTGTACACCTTCGCTTCTGAGACTGTTCCGTTATGGCACAGCAAGCACCAGGCCTGCCGGAAGCGCGGCTGGGACGGGCAGTTGGGGCAGACGGCGCGCAGTCGGCGGTCAGCGGCGTGGTGCTGCTGCTGCCCGACGGCGCCCCGCTCTCCACCCGCCGCCCCTCCCCCCTCCCGTACGCCTCCCTGCAGCCCCTGGCCCGCAGACTGGCCCGCGCCGGACGCGGCGACGGCCTTGCGGCCCATGTCGTCCGCTACCGGTTCCACGGGTGGAACGGCACCGACGCGCATCTCGCCGAGGACGCGGCCTGGGGGGTGGACGAGGTGATGCGGCGCTACGGTGACGTGCCCGTCTGCCTGGCCGGCCACGGCATGGGCGGCCGTGCGGCCCTGCACGCGGCCGGCCACCGGGCCGTCACCTCCGTCTTCGCGATGGCCCCCTGGCTCCCCGAGGACGACAGGGCTGCCGTGCCCGAACCGGTGAGACAACTGGTCGGCCGTCAGGTCCTGATCGTGCACGGCACGACCGACTCCCGCTCGGACCCCGAACTCTCCTACCGTCTCGCCGAACGTGCCAAGAAGACCAACCACGACATCTGCCGCTTCGAGGTGCACTCGGACGGGCATGCGCTGCGCCAGCACCGGGCCGAAGTGGTGGCCCTCGCATCGGACTTCGTGCGGGGCACGCTCTTCTCCAGGGCCTTCGCCAGACCGGTGGCCGACGCGTTCGCGGCCCCGCCGCCGCTGGGCCTGCGCATGCCACTGGCAGCCGGCTTCGGGCGCACGCTCGGCCGGTAGCCGGGGGGGGCCGGCCCCCGGGTCCGCCGCCCGTCACTCCGGCAGCAGCTTCCCCCGCCGCGACAGCAGGAACTCCTTGAAGGCCGCGACGGGGGCCGTGTCCGGATGGCCGTCCAGCCACGCCACCCCGATCTCCCGTACCGCTCGCGGTGCGGTGACGGCCAGCTCCACCACCCCCGGCCTCGCCACCGCCGGCGGCGGCAGCAGCGCCACCCCCAGACCGGCCGCGACCAGACCGCGCAGTGTCTCCGCCTCCTCGCCCTCGAAGGCGACCCGCGGGGTGAACCCGGCCTCGGCGCACAGGTCGTCGGTGATGCGCCGCAGTCCGTAGCCCGGCTCCAGCGTCACGAACGTCTCGTCGGCGGCTTCCGCGAGCCGGACCCGCTTGCGGCCGGCGAGCCGGTGGTCGTCCGGCACCACGAGGCGCAGCCGTTGCTCGTCGAGCCTGCGGCTGACCAGGTCGGGTGCGTCGGGGACCGGCGATGTCAGACAGAGGTCGAGCTCCCCCGCCCGCAGCCGGCTGATCATCGCCTCGCCGTAGTTCTGCACCAGCTGGAACCGCACCCGCGGATGACCTGCCCGGAAGGCCCTGATCAGGGCGGGCACCGTCTCGGATCCCATGGTGTGCAGAAATCCGAAGGAGACCCTGCCCGCGGTCGGGTCGGCGTCCGCCCGCACCGAGTCCGCCGCGCGCTCGACCTCGGCGAGGGCCCGCTCGACGGTGCCGAGGAAGGTGCGGCCCGCCGGGGTCAGCGAGACCGTACGGCCCCTGCGCGCGAACAGCGCCACACCCAGGTCGGCCTCCAGTCTGACCATGGCCCGCGACAGGGTGGACTGCGGCACCGACAGCTCCTGCGCAGCCCGGGTCACATGCTCATGGCGCGCCACCGCCTCGAAGTACGCGAGA contains:
- a CDS encoding adenosine deaminase, which codes for MTSQTTQSPTTNQISRAPKVLLHDHLDGGLRPGTIIELARAAGYEALPETDADKLGIWFRAAADSGSLERYLETFAHTCAVMQTREALVRVAAECAEDLAEDGVVYAEIRYAPEQHLEGGLSLEEVVEAVNEGFREGERIARENGRRIRVGALLTAMRHAARALEIAELANSYRDLGVVGFDIAGAEAGFPPTRHLDAFEYLKRENNHFTIHAGEAFGLPSIWQALQWCGADRLGHGVRIIDDIEVADDGTVKLGRLASYVRDKRIPLELCPTSNLQTGAAASYADHPIGLLRKLHFRATVNTDNRLMSGTTMSREFESLVDVFDYTLDDMQWFTVNAMKSAFIPFDERLAMINEVIKPGYAELKSEWLFRQTAVTSGSTAATS
- a CDS encoding LysR family transcriptional regulator gives rise to the protein MAHDYSSQPRLSPSSYEDDIRLLLAPRLAYFEAVARHEHVTRAAQELSVPQSTLSRAMVRLEADLGVALFARRGRTVSLTPAGRTFLGTVERALAEVERAADSVRADADPTAGRVSFGFLHTMGSETVPALIRAFRAGHPRVRFQLVQNYGEAMISRLRAGELDLCLTSPVPDAPDLVSRRLDEQRLRLVVPDDHRLAGRKRVRLAEAADETFVTLEPGYGLRRITDDLCAEAGFTPRVAFEGEEAETLRGLVAAGLGVALLPPPAVARPGVVELAVTAPRAVREIGVAWLDGHPDTAPVAAFKEFLLSRRGKLLPE
- a CDS encoding alpha/beta hydrolase, coding for MAQQAPGLPEARLGRAVGADGAQSAVSGVVLLLPDGAPLSTRRPSPLPYASLQPLARRLARAGRGDGLAAHVVRYRFHGWNGTDAHLAEDAAWGVDEVMRRYGDVPVCLAGHGMGGRAALHAAGHRAVTSVFAMAPWLPEDDRAAVPEPVRQLVGRQVLIVHGTTDSRSDPELSYRLAERAKKTNHDICRFEVHSDGHALRQHRAEVVALASDFVRGTLFSRAFARPVADAFAAPPPLGLRMPLAAGFGRTLGR
- a CDS encoding ATP-binding protein, with product MKQSAAKTLGVALVGAAFAAAAAGSASAATVKATPDLAGTLDTVAGQLPSDSSASTLPAGAGESLAAGRTAMGSTVSQALPTPHMANPASGLLGGLPTGGVTRAALPGLGG
- a CDS encoding PspC domain-containing protein, with translation MSALARPREGRVLGGVCAALARRFGTSATTMRVIFVVSCLLPGPQFLLYLVLWIVLPDEEKASAAW